TGTCTTCATGTTCACATATATTCTTACTTTACAATTACTCAAAGTTTCCTGTGATCTCACCAAAGAcctgttctgggttttttttttttttttctttaaagtttattttagtgTGTGCTCTTTGTCCAGAtcttgcttgctttccttctCTGATAACATTCTGTCTCTTTTCCTATCGTATTTAATTTTCATTGGATCATTTTTTAATCAACTACTCAATTTTGACTCCATATCCTTatcattgttaaatttttaaCCTAGCCAAACTACGCGTCAGCCATACTGTTTCTCTTTTTACCAtgtttaatttgtaaaaaataacCAATGAGCCTATTATTTTTACTTCGTTTAACCTACCATTtctttttgcaaattttacaTGTGTTATTCTGTTTTACTTTAGAATGGGAAATGCAGCTTAAAGCCAAAGACTCAACAATTCCTCCACAGGatattttagggggaaaaacaTCCAATGGGATAAAAACGGTAAGATCAGTAAGTTTGAAAAGAGATATTTCTCATTTTCCATATTCAATATAGACTGGGAGTTTCATTTTCTAGAAGATCAGCATAAGTGCTAGATATTTGAGATAAGTGGCGTTCACCCAAGAGAGAGTCAGTTCTCTGGTGAGATATTTTGAATATGATGAATTTGGTTGAAAACCTAGCTTCAGATTTATTGCTTCATAATTCACAAAGGTACTCATTTCCACCTATGTAACTAGACACTGGGTTTTTAAAACAATTCCCTGAAACTGTGCAGTGATCTCTTAAGATCAGAGTAGATCACACATCATCTGGGCACGAGGATTTCACCATTCAACTTGAGCGAAATCAACAGGATAGGAAGTTGTCTGAATGTAATGGAAATGGTAAAAATCAGACTGGCATTATAATGATGTTTCTATTTTGAGATGGGTAAGATCAGTTAATCTGAGAAATCTTTTATCCTTCTTCATCAACAGGAAAGAAGCCACAGTGGATGGGAACTCTGTGAATGTAAGGAACATTGGAAAGAGTTCAGTGAACAATCATGCCTTAAGACACAGAGAACTCCAAATGGAGGAATCATTTATGAGGATGATCAGTATGGAAAAAGCTTCCTTACTCTGCACAAGAGATCCTCTACTAGAGAGAAACTTTCTGTATTTAATGAGTGGGGAAAGACTGTCAGCTTGACTGCAAATATTGTGTCTTGGAAAActagcatggaagagaaagcctTCAAATGCAGTGGCAGTGGGAAAGCTTTTGTTAATCAGTCTTACTTTCAGGCAGAAATAATAAGTCACAATAGAGAAAAACTCTATGAACGGAAGGAATGTGGAACAGCTTTTATTCACTCCACAAGCCTTGGTGTACAGGTGCAAGTTCAAACTGGTAAGAAACGTTacgaatgtaaggaatgtgggaaaagttttcagtattttgtgtgctttaaaattcacatgggaaTCTACCCTGGAGAGAAACGCTATAAATGTAAGGAAATTAGGAAAGCCTTAATTAGCTCTTCTAACCTTGCTAAACATATAAAATCTCATACTGGAGAGAGGTCCTTTGTATGTAAGAAGTGTGGAAAATCCTTTAGAAGTTCTTCATACCTTAATATTCACATTCAAATTCATGCTGGAATACACCCCTATAAATGCAAGGAATGTGGTAAAGTCTACTCTGCATATTCAAGCCTAACTAAGCATGTAAAAACACATACTGGAAAGAAGCCTTTTGAATGTACTGTGTGTGGGAAAGCATTTGCTGATTCTTCGTGCTTTGTCATTCACTTTCGTacccacactggagagagacccTATGAATGTGAGGAATGCGGGAAATCTTTCACTGTTTCCTCAGGCTTAACTAGACATGtaagaattcacactggagagaaatcCTATGAATGTAAGAAATGCGGGAAAGCTTTCATTTGTAGCTCAAATCTAAGTCAACATgtaagaattcatactggagagaaaccctataaatgcagcgaatgtgggaaagccttcatcAGGCATTCAGATTTAACTAGACATAAACGAATTCACAATAGAGAGAAAGCCTATGAttgcaatgaatgtgggaaaaccttcaGGAGGCATGCATACTTAACTAAACATAAACagattcatactggagagaaatcCTATGAATGTatggaatgtgggaaagccttcactgATTCCTCAAGCCTAACTGGGCATTCAAGAATTCACACTGCAGAAAAACCCCATAAATGTAAGCAGTGTGGGAAGGCCTACGCTTTTTCGAcaagcctaaggagacatgaacGTATTCACATTGGAGAGAAACTTTGAATGTggtgaatgtgggaaattcttTACTACTTCCACATATCTAAGTACACATTTGAGAATTCACAGTAGAGAGAAGCGTTTGAGTGTAAGATATGTGGAAAAGCATAGTGACATTTGCCTTGACATTTTGCATCCATGTGCAAACTCACACTGGAGGGAAACCCTATGAATATAAGCACTGCAGGAAAGCCTTCACTATTTCCTCAAGACTAATTGAACATCtaagaattcacactggagagaaaccctatcaATGAAAAGAATGTGAGGACGACTTCATTTGGTCCTTGGTCAGTAAACACATACGAACTCAGTGGAGGAAAGCCCTATGAATGTGAGGAATGTGGAAAACCTACAGGTGTCCATGTTTGCTTGAAATACGTGAAAGAACTAATACTAATTAGATGTCCCAGGAATTTAAGCCATATGGGAAACCAAGCAGAATCTACTACAACCCCGCGTGTAAGGATTCACACTGAAGCCATTAAATGTACTATGTAGACTCCAGTTTATAGAGTGGTTCTGTACATGTAGTTTGAACATGTGCCATTCTGCCTTGATCGTTTTTCGGAATGGTATGGCTTTCATTCTCATGATAGCAATACTAAGCTGGTGTAGTTTCTACACCTTCCAGGTTGCAGCTTGGCCAAAGATGGTACTACCAGATTTAGAGTTAGCTCAGTTGTCGTCTTATTACTGACTTCACGTAAGATTGTGAAGATAGTGACTACTTGAATCAGTTCACTACTCACAGTCAATCTACAGTGCCTCATGCCAGTCAAGGTGGGGGATATAATGTCTCTGTAAATTATCTAAAGATGCTTTTGTTTCTCACACCTGATCCTTTTGGATAAAAGGTGAGGGTGCAAGCAagagaaaagtttagaaaaagtGAGGTTTTACCTATTGGGACACACCATGATTTCATGACTTGTGTGGGAGGACAACCACCTTAGCACCTGGGAGGACCTTCAAACTTAGGCTGTGCAAGATGAGGATGAGAACAGTGACTGTTCTGTTTCACCCCTGTGTCCAGCACCACAGCCTGGCACAACAGTCATACTGTTTCCGGCTCAAGCAACAGCTGCTGCTGGTGATCTCACTTGCTGCTTTGTTTGTCATTCCAACTATGTGCTGTGAAAATGGAGAAACTCATGTAAACTTGGCTGGTCCTGATAATCTGCTGTGCTTGCTGCCATCACTGGCAGTTCCTGGATGTGAACCTTGGTTGCAGACTCAAACCAGGGCAACTTCATTGTAGCATCAATGATACAAATTCATATAGTTCTGGTGCTTGAGCAGCCTTGGTTACATTATGGTTGGCCATCAATGCTGCAGTTGCTTGCTGACACTTTCTTGAGGCTTAATCAACAATTCTAATGATAGTCCAAATCAAGCTTAACAAATCCTGAGCAGGAAATACCTGTGCACCTTCATCTCTCTTGCTCCTGCTCATCTTATTGAGTATGTGAAGAATGCAAGACTGACTACTCTTCCCTGGGCCATTTCTTACAAGTGTGTTTGCAGTGAGGAACCATGAGAGATGAGATCATCTCTCCCATTGAGATGAAGAGCAGACTTGCTTACTACTTAAAATAAACTAGGCTCCAAGTTTCAGCATTATTCTTCTTTAACAAAACAACGTGCAGACAAATATGAGGGCCCTTGCCATCACCTCCAAGAGACTTGGGGACAAAAGTAACCAGTACAAGCTTGGTGATGCTCATGATGCTGCCTATACAGTGagttaattaaatattttgtctCTGGCTTCAGTGTCTCAGCTTCTCTGCGAACATTCATGAAATAGTGACAAGACAATACTTGAAAGAAAGGCATAATCAAACTACAGGTCCAACAGTTTTGTTTATGAGAATCGTATGTTGATAAGACATGGCTTTCTGGAAGAGGAGGAGCAATGGCGGCCAGGCTAGATGTGGAAACAGAAGGGTATCTGCAACCTGGTCATGAAATCTTTTTCACCACAGATTTCCTCATGATGTGTGTTAGAGGGGAGGGATAAGGATCTCTGCTGTCCTGCTTACTAATGAATCTTATCATTAAGTGCATCAATAATTATATCAGCCTggttttccttaatttcttaatCTTACTGGAcccttaatttttaaatctcattttatacATAATTAGTTTggagttaaaaattttttatgtaaatgaaatatggtttttaaaattaatttatttttaaattgaaacttTTAGTCCATAATATAGTTACTAATAAATTTGGTTTTATATCTAGCATCTTGTGTTTTTCACTGCTTaacccatttttctttcctctctcatcttttttttttttccaggtaaatGATTTTACTGTTGAagattgaaatttatataatgtattaattatattttacttgCCCCAAGatcctttaactttttttttcttttttaaacttttttaattgcagtaacattgaatTATAACATAATATAGCTTTTGGATATACAtgataatatatttcgaattttgtgtagattacatcatgttcacaacccaaaaattaattatagtccatcccctcacatgtgagcctaatcaccccttttgccctcccccccttcccctgtggtaatcaccaatccaatctccattgctatgtgttagttcttcattgtttttgtcgtctacttatgattgagatcatatgctgtttgactttctccctctaatttcactcaggataataccctcaaggaccagccacgttgtcacaaatggccagatttcatcatttcttatgactgaatagtattccattgtgtatagataccacatcttctttatccattcgtcccttgatgggcacctgggttacttccaagtcttggctgttgtgaataatgctgcaatgaacataggggtgcatgtatctttatgctgttacattttcaagttctttggataaatactcagcagtgggatagctggatcatatggtagatctattcttaattttctgaggctactccatattgctttccatagtggctgcaccagtttgcactcctaccagcagtgtacaagggttcctttctttccacatcctcttgaacacttatttcctgtcttgttaattataaccatactgactggagtgaggtgatagctcattgtatttttgatttgcatttccctgatagctaatgatgttgagcatcttttcatatgcctgttggccatttgtatatcttctagggctaaatctctgttcagatcttttgcccattttttaactggattgttgggttttttgttgagctgtatgagttctttgtatattttggatattaaccctttatctgatagATGGTTTAGAAATATCGTCTCCCAAtcattaggttgtcttttcgttttgttgctggtttcctttgctgtgcagaagctttttagtttgatttagtcccatttgttcattgtttcttttatttcccttgcgtggtcagacgtggtacttgaaaatgtgctaagactgatgtcaaagagtgtactgcctatgttttcttctagaagtttcatggtttcgggttttacattcaagtctttaatccattttgagttgatttttgtgcatggtgtaagcaaatggtctgctttcattcttttgcatgtggctgtccagttttcccaaaccatttattgaagagattctcctttctccatcgtatgctcttggctcccttgtcgaatattagctgtccatagatgtgtgggtttgtttctgggctcttgattctgttacattgacctgtgtgtctgtttttgtgccagtaccatgctgttttggttactatggctttgtagtacattttgaaatcagggagagtgatacctccagctttgttagtTTTTCTCAGGAGTCCTCTGGCTATTCAGgtctttttgttgttccatataaattttaggattcttccatttctgtgaaaaaatttgttgggactttgatagggattgagttgaatctatagattgctt
The Equus caballus isolate H_3958 breed thoroughbred chromosome 7, TB-T2T, whole genome shotgun sequence genome window above contains:
- the LOC100061960 gene encoding zinc finger protein 426 isoform X1; translated protein: MVTDCLTHRSQDSMTFDDVAVDFTQEEWALLDLTQRNLYRDVMLENYKNLTTVGYQLLKPNLISWLEHKEDLRTVERGVCQEWEMQLKAKDSTIPPQDILGGKTSNGIKTERSHSGWELCECKEHWKEFSEQSCLKTQRTPNGGIIYEDDQYGKSFLTLHKRSSTREKLSVFNEWGKTVSLTANIVSWKTSMEEKAFKCSGSGKAFVNQSYFQAEIISHNREKLYERKECGTAFIHSTSLGVQVQVQTGKKRYECKECGKSFQYFVCFKIHMGIYPGEKRYKCKEIRKALISSSNLAKHIKSHTGERSFVCKKCGKSFRSSSYLNIHIQIHAGIHPYKCKECGKVYSAYSSLTKHVKTHTGKKPFECTVCGKAFADSSCFVIHFRTHTGERPYECEECGKSFTVSSGLTRHVRIHTGEKSYECKKCGKAFICSSNLSQHVRIHTGEKPYKCSECGKAFIRHSDLTRHKRIHNREKAYDCNECGKTFRRHAYLTKHKQIHTGEKSYECMECGKAFTDSSSLTGHSRIHTAEKPHKCKQCGKAYAFSTSLRRHERIHIGEKL
- the LOC100061960 gene encoding zinc finger protein 426 isoform X2; translated protein: MTFDDVAVDFTQEEWALLDLTQRNLYRDVMLENYKNLTTVGYQLLKPNLISWLEHKEDLRTVERGVCQEWEMQLKAKDSTIPPQDILGGKTSNGIKTERSHSGWELCECKEHWKEFSEQSCLKTQRTPNGGIIYEDDQYGKSFLTLHKRSSTREKLSVFNEWGKTVSLTANIVSWKTSMEEKAFKCSGSGKAFVNQSYFQAEIISHNREKLYERKECGTAFIHSTSLGVQVQVQTGKKRYECKECGKSFQYFVCFKIHMGIYPGEKRYKCKEIRKALISSSNLAKHIKSHTGERSFVCKKCGKSFRSSSYLNIHIQIHAGIHPYKCKECGKVYSAYSSLTKHVKTHTGKKPFECTVCGKAFADSSCFVIHFRTHTGERPYECEECGKSFTVSSGLTRHVRIHTGEKSYECKKCGKAFICSSNLSQHVRIHTGEKPYKCSECGKAFIRHSDLTRHKRIHNREKAYDCNECGKTFRRHAYLTKHKQIHTGEKSYECMECGKAFTDSSSLTGHSRIHTAEKPHKCKQCGKAYAFSTSLRRHERIHIGEKL